From one Plasmodium coatneyi strain Hackeri chromosome 9, complete sequence genomic stretch:
- a CDS encoding V-type proton ATPase subunit F, protein MTSRRHKHFNETDLKIYIIGDEDSVVGFLLAGIGFRDGLGKKNFFIVNSKTNKSEIEEVFKEYTSKSDCGVILMNQQIADEIRYLVDLHDKILPTVLEIPSKDKPFDPNKDSIIQRVKLFFGGDLSNLK, encoded by the exons ATGACATCGAGAAGACATAAGCATTTTAATGAAACAGATTTAAAGATATACATCATTGGGGATGAG GACTCTGTAGTGGGCTTCTTACTAGCTGGCATAGGCTTTCGGGATGGcctagggaaaaaaaatttcttcatcgTGAATTCAA AAACGAACAAATCCGAAATAGAAGAAGTATTCAAGGAATACACCTCAAAAAGTGACTGCGGAGTTATTCTGATGAACCAACAG ATCGCCGACGAAATAAGGTACCTGGTTGACCTGCACGATAAGATTCTGCCAACCGTTTTGGAAATTCCTTCCAAAGACAAACCGTTTGATCCCAACAAAGATTCGATCATACAGAGAGTGAAGCTTTTTTTCGGGGGAGATTTATCAAATCTGAAGTGA